One Aegilops tauschii subsp. strangulata cultivar AL8/78 chromosome 7, Aet v6.0, whole genome shotgun sequence genomic window carries:
- the LOC109733414 gene encoding protein virilizer homolog has product MGRPEPVVLFAQTILHSQLDEYVDEVLFSEPVVITACEFLEQNAAPSTPNISLVGATSPPSFALEVFVHCDGESRFRRLCLPFLYSHSSSNVLEVEAIVTNHLVLRGTYRSLTLVIYGNTAEDLGQFNIELGLDHSLANVVSSPSEGKFEDLPPALRSSKFKFEESLSSIKPLSFQSTDLDLSLEVKKILYLALKMHQIPNVENLIPDLGSAVISAVSKYVTNSNCMPHSWNQDLADGFSKSNLDPQESNNVHTEASNELFEIWKNVHSVAATRFGDDGFAVGLEELPTTKTILELFNNSFPYYRNCSLLDLQCPSQNNWLVMSLSLVLLICSSKESCFYFVDAGGMEQIINLLCWNTPKSTATTLLLLGIVENATRHGVGCEAFLGWWPRSDRNSIPTGSSDGYCSLLKLLLEKERHDIASRATYVLQRLRFYEILSRYESAVIKVVSNLPSDELSADRVSFLIFASSELAEMSKLIKICGPIEDPSPEAIARRISKSSHLEDSLSFKATIGLITSSKYSFLQFDTDSCLLSLIQERGFFPLSAALLSSPVMHLASGPAAEILMEITSSIESILLSLLFCRSGLSFLLSQPEATELIVLSLQDGKDMNKTECITLRHAFVLLSKGFFCRPQEVGMITELHLKVGSAANRLLAVPPNSDELLWVLWELCAISRSDSGRQALLALGYFPEAISVLLSSISKYKDLDSTMIKNGGSPLGLAIFHSAAEILEVLVADSTASSLKSWIGFAVDLHKALHSSSPGSNRKDAPTRLLEWIDAGVIYQRNGAVGLLRYSAILASGEDAHFSSGNVLVSDSMDVENVVADSNNTSDGQVIDNLLGKLVTNKYFDGVALCSTSVVQLTTAFRILAFISEDKAVASSLFEEGAITVIYIVLMNCKSMLERLSNSYDYLVDEGAELSSTTELLLDRTHEQALVDLMTPSLVLLINLLQILHGTKEQYRNKKLLTALLRLHREVSPRLAACAADLSFMLPSFAVSFGVVCQLITSALACWPLYNWTPGLFHCLLENVEPTNASVPLGPKDACSLLCLLGDLFPDEGIWMWNVEVPSLSAIRSLSTATILGPQVEKHVNWHLRPEHVSVLLVRLMPQLDRLARVIDNFATSALMVIQDMLRIFIVRVASEKIECAVVLLRPIFIWLNDKVDEASLSEGEVFKVHQLLKFIAKLSEHPNGKVLLWKMGIARVLNKLLKNCSNASYLEDKTISERGAYRSDQLMLKWRIPLFRCLASIFSAQPSGKEQTAIEESSENASVEECSSIMHHLLVLCQVLPVGREMFACSMAFKEVASSYICRSAVPLIFSQLQTLNQDDEEKTESDTYHDPPNMDNWRCFTPLLKCFKRLLKCVDANNPTDHCVETVYSFILGAIALSQYGDSLEGPIILRCLFGHPFERSLALKSSGDSLDESTVLVKTFEEKISQGYDHLSNSVGKSLINQVQSSITLLCSILENAGLLEDSVQMVLEGTYLPFGVVRSVVMTSRLMPSLASVSVNHESVLFFSNAWKVIADSEEPVEGEFSKRLVWELPDSSLDRQLIASQSASRKLALGEAASRRIKDNQAPEPTGQFARSLNTTSASTGHARRDTFRHRKPNTSRPPSMHVDDYVARERNIDGASSASNIVNSTPRGTLSGRPPSIHVDEFMARQRERQNPVPAPSGDAPQVKSQTSLDDNVRVKTEKPRQPKADLDDDQEIDIVFDEELESDDKLPFPQPDDNLQPPVIVGENSPGPVVEETENQQNEKSPFSQRDIPVSMNNESLGADISSRTAMLPEANVPLERKGSVSSPAPEKSAFSDHADEPAYFSSHNKRPAEAPLQQLRPNTYQKRSVHKLSESSLSSGSHGHDHRLSRNQPPLPPMPLPTSSMPTRSPESSQRRSSSYNARDSARDGPLAYPSNYPVQPFEASMPTAFVGLQGQTEHALASNGTSSSNAPNADANFLWNNFPVNRVPMEHFNSGSSGRPMAPLAQPYSTQHSAMSSGSPASHLYNQGTSVVHPNPSSSLMNDGNLGINSASGSAILSNLLPSFASQFLMGRPPMSSPFFGTPLQHVQLSSGLPQSGSNPQPSVSSMQARPPPPPPLPQQPHPSQTQQHLASLQWQQQQEQPQSYAQNSIQSQMTLQFQNQLPVPQMQFYPSQQDFAAQTLRQAGEQSQVASQTAQVDGSSQQQKEPEIDLSHFFSSQEAIQSLLSDRAKLCQLLEANPKLMQMLQDRIGGSK; this is encoded by the exons ATGGGACGCCCGGAGCCGGTCGTGCtgttcgcgcagacgatcctccaCTCTCAGCTGGACGAGTACGTCGACGAG GTGCTATTTTCTGAACCTGTTGTGATTACTGCCTGTGAGTTTCTTGAGCAAAATGCTGCTCCTTCTACACcaaacatatctcttgttgg TGCAACATCCCCACCATCATTTGCTTTGGAAGTCTTTGTTCACTGCGATGGGGAGTCTCGATTTAGGCGCCTTTGCCTGCCTTTCTTGTATTCACACTCCTCGTCCAATGTGCTTGAAGTTGAG GCTATTGTAACAAATCATCTAGTGCTGCGGGGAACTTATCGCAGTCTCACTCTTGTAATTTATGGGAATACTGCCGAAGACCTTGGTCAGTTCAACATAGAACTAGGCCTAGATCATTCTCTTGCCAATGTGGTTAGCTCTCCGTCAGAGGGAAAATTTGAAGACCTTCCACCGGCACTACGTTcatccaaattcaaatttgaagagTCATTATCTTCGATCAAACCATTGAGTTTTCAGTCCACAGATTTGGACTTGTCACTTGAAGTGAAGAAAATACTATATTTAGCTCTCAAAATGCACCAAATACCCAATGTGGAGAATCTGATCCCTGACCTAGGAAGTGCAGTTATCTCAGCTGTTTCAAAATATGTGACTAATTCGAACTGCATGCCACATAGTTGGAATCAAGACTTGGCAGATGGCTTCAGCAAGAGTAATCTTGATCCTCAGGAAAGTAATAATGTTCACACTGAAGCTAGCAATGAGCTGTTTGAAATTTGGAAAAATGTCCATTCTGTCGCTGCTACTCGTTTTGGTGATGATGGCTTTGCCGTCGGATTGGAGGAGTTGCCTACGACTAAAACGATACTTGAGTTGTTTAACAATAGTTTCCCATATTATAGAAACTGTTCGTTACTTGATCTACAATGCCCTTCTCAG AATAACTGGTTGGTGATGTCCCTGAGTTTGGTTCTCCTAATATGCTCCTCAAAAGAGAGTTGCTTTTATTTTGTTGATGCTGGTGGGATGGAGCAAATCATTAATCTGCTTTGCTGGAATACACCCAAATCTACAGCTACTACATTGCTTCTCCTAGGTATTGTTGAGAATGCTACTCGGCATGGTGTTGGATGTGAAGCGTTCTTGGGATGGTGGCCACGAAGTGATCGGAACAGTATACCCACCGGCAGCAGTGATGGCTACTGTTCTTTGTTGAAGCTTCTACTGGAAAAAGAAAGACATGATATCGCCTCTCGTGCTACATATGTTCTTCAACGTTTGCGTTTTTATGAGATACTATCTAGATACGAG TCTGCCGTGATCAAAGTGGTTTCCAATCTGCCTTCTGATGAACTTTCCGCGGACAGAGTTTCTTTTCTTATTTTTGCAAGTAGCGAGCTTGCCGAAATGTCG AAATTGATAAAGATATGTGGCCCTATTGAAGATCCTTCGCCAGAGGCTATTGCTAGAAGAATATCCAAGTCTAGTCATTTGGAAGATTCACTTTCATTCAAAGCAACAATTGGTCTTATAACTTCTTCCAAgtacagtttcttgcaatttgaCACCGATTCATGTTTGTTATCTCTTATCCAG GAAAGAGGTTTTTTCCCTCTGTCAGCAGCTTTATTATCATCACCTGTAATGCATTTGGCAAGTGGGCCTGCTGCTGAAATATTGATGGAGATCACATCGTCAATTGAATCCATTCTCCTCTCCCTTCTTTTTTGTCGCTCAG GGTTATCTTTTTTGCTCAGTCAACCTGAAGCAACTGAGCTTATAGTTCTTTCTCTTCAAGATGGTAAAGATATGAATAAAACAGAATGCATAACTCTTAGGCATGCCTTCGTTCTTCTGTCAAAAGGATTCTTCTGCCGCCCCCAGGAAGTTGGAATGATCACAGAGCTACATCTTAAAGTG GGAAGTGCTGCCAATAGGCTACTTGCAGTTCCTCCAAATTCTGATGAGCTTTTATGGGTTCTTTGGGAACTTTGTGCCATTTCGAG GTCCGATTCTGGTCGCCAAGCATTATTAGCTCTTGGCTACTTCCCTGAG GCAATATCAGTTCTGTTGAGTTCCATCTCTAAATACAAGGATCTCGATTCAACCATGATTAAAAATG GAGGATCTCCATTGGGTCTTGCTATCTTCCATTCAGCAGCGGAAATTCTTGAAGTCTTGGTTGCAGATTCAACTGCTTCATCACTCAAGTCATGGATTGGATTTGCTGTTGATCTGCACAAGGCGTTGCATTCGTCTTCTCCAGGTTCAAACAGGAAAGATGCTCCAACAAGGTTGCTTGAATGGATTGATGCTGGTGTTATATATCAGAGAAATGGTGCTGTTGGGCTTCTTCGTTATTCTGCTATTCTAGCTTCTGGTGAAGATGCCCATTTTTCTTCTGGAAATGTGCTCGTGTCAGATTCAATGGATGTTGAGAATGTGGTTGCAGATTCAAATAATACTTCAGATGGTCAAGTCATTGATAATCTTCTTGGGAAGCTTGTTACAAACAAGTACTTTGATGGAGTTGCTTTGTGCAGCACTTCTGTGGTTCAATTGACAACAGCCTTCCGCATTTTAGCATTTATTTCAGAAGATAAG GCTGTGGCTTCTTCCCTGTTTGAAGAAGGTGCGATTACTGTTATATACATAGTCCTGATGAACTGCAAGTCTATGCTTGAACGCTTGTCAAACAGCTACG ATTACCTTGTTGATGAAGGTGCTGAACTAAGTTCCACCACAGAATTGCTTTTAGACCGAACTCATGAACAAGCCCTTGTTGATCTCATGACTCCTTCTCTTGTGTTGCTGATAAACCTCCTTCAGATATTACAT GGAACAAAGGAACAATACCGCAACAAAAAACTTCTTACTGCTCTTCTGCGGCTGCACCGAGAAGTCAG CCCAAGACTAGCAGCTTGTGCGGCCGATCTGTCTTTCATGTTACCTAGTTTTGCTGTAAGCTTTGGTGTGGTTTGCCAGCTTATTACCTCAGCACTTGCTTGCTGGCCACTGTATAATTGGACACCTGGCCTATTTCATTGCCTTCTTGAAAATGTTGAGCCTACTAATGCATCAGTACCATTAGGTCCAAAAGATGCCTGCAGCCTTCTTTGTCTCTTG GGTGATCTTTTCCCAGATGAAGGCATATGGATGTGGAATGTCGAAGTTCCTTCTCTGAGTGCTATTAGATCTTTGAGTACTGCAACAATTCTAGGGCCTCAAGTTGAGAAACATGTGAACTGGCACCTGCGCCCTGAACATGTGTCTGTATTACTTGTAAGGTTGATGCCACAACTTGATAGACTTGCACGTGTCATTGACAACTTTGCTACTTCG GCCTTGATGGTGATACAAGACATGCTCCGGATCTTCATTGTTCGTGTTGCCTCTGAAAAGATTGAGTGTGCGGTGGTTCTTCTGCGACCAATTTTTATTTGGTTGAATGACAAGGTTGATGAAGCTTCCCTGTCAGAGGGGGAGGTCTTTAAG GTGCATCAGTTACTTAAGTTCATTGCAAAATTGTCAGAACATCCAAATGGCAAG GTATTGCTATGGAAAATGGGAATTGCACGGGTTCTTAATAAGTTGCTAAAGAACTGCAGCAACGCATCTTACTTGGAAGATAAGACGATCTCTGAAAGAGGAGCCTACAGAAGTGACCAACTTATGCTCAAATGGAGGATTCCCTTATTCAGATGTCTCGCATCTATCTTCAGTGCCCAGCCATCTGGCAAAGAGCAGACTGCTATTGAAGA GTCTTCAGAGAATGCTAGCGTTGAGGAGTGCTCTTCTATCATGCATCACCTCTTGGTCTTATGCCAG GTTTTACCAGTTGGACGGGAAATGTTTGCTTGTTCCATGGCATTCAAGGAAGTGGCTTCTTCCTATATCTGTAGAAGTGCAGTGCCTTTGATATTTTCACAACTCCAAACTCTTAACCAAGATGATGAGGAGAAAACTGAGAGTGACACTTATCATGACCCACCAAATATGGATAACTGGCGCTGCTTTACCCCTTTATTGAAGTGCTTCAAGCGACTCCTGAAATGTGTTGACGCTAATAATCCAACAGATCATTGTGTAGAAACAGTTTATTCTTTTATACTCGGTGCTATTGCCCTTAGCCAGTACGGTGACAG TCTTGAGGGTCCCATCATATTGAGGTGTCTATTTGGGCACCCCTTTGAACGTAGTCTTGCATTGAAATCCTCTGGCGATAGTTTGGATGAGAGTACAGTTTTAGTGAAGACTTTTGAGGAGAAAATATCCCAGGGCTATGATCATTTGTCAAATTCTGTTGGAAAGAGTCTTATAAATCAG GTTCAGAGTTCCATCACATTACTGTGCTCTATTCTTGAGAATGCTGGCCTATTAGAAGATTCAGTGCAGATGGTTCTTGAAGGCACTTACTTGCCATTTGGAGTGGTTCGTTCTGTTGTCATGACATCTCGTCTAATGCCATCCCTAGCCAGTGTGTCTGTGAATCATGAATCTGTTCTCTTCTTTTCAAATGCTTGGAAGGTTATTGCTGATTCAGAAGAACCGGTTGAGGGTGAATTTTCGAAGAGGTTGGTGTGGGAGTTGCCCGATTCTTCTCTTGATAGACAGCTAATTGCTAGTCAATCTGCTAGCAGAAAACTGGCATTAGGAGAGGCTGCAAGTAGACGTATAAAAGACAATCAAGCACCTGAACCTACTGGACAGTTTGCTCGAAGTTTAAATACAACTAGCGCCTCTACAGGTCATGCACGCAGAGATACTTTCCGTCATCGGAAACCAAACACAAGTAGACCACCTTCAATGCATGTAGATGATTATGTTGCAAGAGAGAGGAACATAGATGGTGCAAGCAGTGCATCAAATATTGTAAATTCTACTCCGCGCGGAACACTTAGTGGAAGACCTCCATCTATTCATGTAGATGAATTTATGGCTAGGCAGAGGGAGCGTCAAAATCCTGTGCCAGCCCCATCTGGGGATGCACCCCAAGTAAAGAGTCAGACAAGTTTGGATGACAATGTCCGTGTTAAGACGGAGAAACCGCGACAACCCAAGGCGGATCTTGATGACGATCAAGAAATTGATATTGTCTTTGATGAGGAATTGGAGTCAGATGACAAACTACCTTTTCCTCAACCGGATGATAATCTACAACCACCTGTCATTGTTGGGGAAAATTCTCCAGGTCCAGTTGTTGAGGAGACAGAGAATCAGCAGAATGAAAAAAGTCCCTTTTCTCAGAGGGACATACCTGTCTCAATGAACAATGAGAGTCTTGGTGCTGACATATCTTCTCGGACAGCTATGCTTCCAGAAGCTAATGTTCCTTTGGAGCGAAAAGGTTCAGTTTCTAGCCCAGCCCCGGAGAAGAGCGCGTTCAGTGATCATGCTGATGAACCTGCATACTTTTCCTCTCATAACAAGCGTCCTGCAGAAGCACCTCTGCAACAATTGCGTCCTAATACTTATCAGAAGAGAAGTGTACATAAGTTGTCTGAGAGTTCTCTGTCATCTGGATCTCATGGGCACGATCATAGGCTTTCCAGAAACCAACCACCTCTGCCACCAATGCCACTACCAACTTCTTCCATGCCTACACGAAGTCCTGAGTCAAGTCAAAGGAGGTCATCATCTTACAACGCTAGGGACAGCGCTAGGGATGGACCACTAGCTTACCCATCTAATTATCCTGTACAACCTTTTGAGGCTAGTATGCCTACCGCTTTTGTAGGGCTTCAG GGTCAAACTGAACATGCCCTAGCAAGCAATGGTACTTCATCATCGAATGCTCCTAATGCAGACGCCAATTTCTTGTGGAACAATTTTCCAGTGAATAGGGTACCTATGGAGCACTTCAACTCTGGTTCATCTGGCCGACCAATGGCACCCCTTGCTCAACCTTATTCAACCCAACATTCTGCAATGAGCTCTGGCTCTCCTGCATCTCATCTGTATAATCAAGGCACTAGTGTTGTCCATCCTAACCCGTCTTCATCTCTTATGAACGATGGAAATTTAGGCATAAATTCTGCATCTGGCAGCGCAATTCTGTCCAATTTGTTGCCATCATTTGCATCGCAATTTCTAATGGGTAGGCCTCCAATGTCTAGTCCATTTTTCGGAACACCTCTCCAACATGTTCAACTCTCATCTGGCCTTCCACAGAGTGGTTCCAATCCTCAGCCTTCTGTTTCTTCAATGCAAGCACGGCCACCTCCACCGCCACCACTACCTCAGCAGCCTCATCCATCCCAGACCCAGCAACATCTTGCTTCTCTTCAATGGCAGCAACAGCAGGAGCAGCCTCAGTCATATGCACAAAATAGTATCCAGTCGCAGATGACTTTGCAGTTTCAGAACCAACTTCCTGTTCCTCAGATGCAATTTTACCCGAGTCAGCAGGACTTTGCGGCGCAAACGCTGAGACAAGCGGGTGAACAATCGCAAGTTGCTAGCCAGACTGCACAAGTGGATGGTTCATCTCAACAGCAGAAAGAACCGGAGATCGATCTGAGCCACTTCTTCTCGTCTCAAGAAGCAATCCAG AGCCTTCTAAGCGATCGTGCGAAGCTTTGCCAACTTCTGGAGGCTAACCCCAAACTGATGCAAATGCTTCAG GATCGCATTGGCGGCAGCAAATAG